The genomic DNA TAATATCTGAGTATCCGCCGAGGACCTTCGAAATATCTTCCAGGGTTTCACGGCCATGCAGTCCCGCATCTTTTGCAGAGAGGAAGATGCTTGTTCCACCGAGCTGGCTGATGCCGGCTTCGAAACTCACGCGTGTCCGGAGCGACGGTTTTTCAAAAACCTGCGTAACGACTCGTCCCGCACAGTATGGATTCCGGGTGCCCGATTTGGTTTCTGCTTTGAGTTTGTTCGCAAGATCCAGAATCTCCTGGACTTCTTGAGAGCTTAAATCAAAAAGTGATGTGAGGTGTCTCATAAGATCGAATTCTCGTCGAAAATATCATTGAAAAAACAAGAGACAGGAACTGCGTGCCCGAGGTTCGTTGTGAAACCAGAAAGCCTCGTAGTGATTCGCCCGGTAAAATTCTGAATCAGTCATCAACCAATCAGGACATGGTCAATGTTCTGCGGGGGATGACATTGACCCTATTCGATATCGCCTTTGTACAACTTGCGTTGCATATTGGGCTGATACGGCGTCCAATTGGAGGAGGCGTTGGGGTCGGATTCAATGAGCGAGTGGAACTCGTTCGTTTTGGCGTCCAGGTTGTCCAGGTGGTGAAGTGCAATCGCTTCCATGGTCATTGGAAGTTTTGGACTTCCATACTCATAGACACCATGGTGGCTGAGCAACATGTGCTTCAAGCGAAGCGTCGTCTCTTCCGGAAACGGGCGACCGGTGGTCTCTTCTGTCGCACGAATCTTATCTGAGAGCATCTCAACACCCATGACGAGATGGCCAATCAACTGGCCTTCATCAGTATATTGGAATGTTGAGTCGTAGCTGAGTTCGCGAATTTTTCCCAAGTCGTGCAAGAAAATTCCGGCGAGCAGAAGATTGATATCGACATTGGGGTACAAGTCAGAAATTCGTGTTGCTGTTTCTGCGAGATTTACGATGTGGTCGAGCAACCCGCCATGGTAAGCGTGGTGCAATCGAACGCCAGCGGGAGCCGATTTGAGCCCTTCGACGATTTCCTGGTCAGCCAGGAATGTTTGCATCAGCGATTGAATATCGGAGTCGGTGATGCCTAGAAGAATTTCGCAAAGCTTTTCGAATTGAGCTTCAACATCCGTGCTGGATTGGGGAATGTAATCCGCAGTGTCGATTTCGTCCCCGGATGCCGAATCAATCCGGGTCAGGATCATTTGCAGGTTCCCCTGGAACTGCTGCACCTTTCCTTTGACACGAACGTAATCGCCAGTGTTGATGTGATTGACAGCTGAAGCGTTCACATTCCAGAGCAGGCCGGAAATCTGACCGGTCCGGTCACGGAGTTGAGAAAGGAAGTAGCTGTCACCGTTACGATTTGCTCGTAATTGACGGTCCGCGAGAAGATACGTCTCTTCGACGTTGTCTCCATCTTCTAATTCATTGACGAACATCCGCGTCATGAGATCACCAAAGGCAGAAGTGGCGTGCACCACAAAAAGTCAAACTGAATCAGGCGGCTTCACATCTTTTGATGTGAATGACACACTGACCAGACTGGCAGAAAATAAAAATGCCGATCATAGGACCGGCGCAGGGAAGCGAAAAATGCTAACTGTCTAGCATGAATTACTCAATACCAAACACCTCGTGTGGAGTGATTTGAGGGAAGAATTCCAAGTTCACCACTCGACCTGTCAGTGCGACAAATCAAGGTCGTTCAACTATGGTCGCTGATTTGAGTGGCAAGTTGTGAGAGATCGGCGGAGAAGGGCAAAAATTGGTTCGATACCGACCTCTTCTTCAGAATCTCTGCATCTCGGAATGCTAGGGCTTCGTGATTTGCTTGCCCACGGTTACCGTTTTCCTCGTCGAGGTTTCTTTTTGGCGTTGCGGGCATTGCGTCCGACCACTTTCTTCTTTGTCGATTTCTTTCCAGCTGATTTGCTTTTCCCCGATGTTGCGGATTTTTTACCGCGGACATTCTTGCTGCTGGGGGCCTTGCTCCCCATTTTCTTGCGGTCAGCGTTTTTCTTGTCGGCATTTCGACTGCCGGCTTTCTTCGGGGAAGTTGATCCGCCAGCTTTATTCCGTTCCAGAATCTCGAAGAGCTTCCCTAATTCTTCACGACGCAGTTCACGGAATTGACCGATCGGAACGCGACCGATTCGAATTGGGCCAAATCCAATCCGCTCGAGTTTCATGACTTTGTGACCGGTTCGTGCCAGGAGACGGCGAATCTCCCGGTTTTGGCCTTCTGTCATCGTGATCTCAACCCAGGTGCTCTGTCCCTGTTTCTTGATCGGACGAATGTCGTGGACCTTGAATTTTCCTTCAGTGAAGTAATGGCCTTCTTTCAGCTGATTGAAAACTTCTCGATCCGGATGTCCAGCGACTTGAGCTTTGTAGAGTCTGTGAATTCGGTGCTTTGGGTGGGCCAGTTTCTGAGAGAGGTCCCCATCATTGGTGACGATCAGCAGGCCGGTGGTCGCCTCATCGAGACGGCCAACGCAAAAGAGTCTTGGCCCCTCAGGAGGGAAGAGGTCGAAAATCGTCCGTCGTCCCTGTGGGTCTTTTGCGGTACAGAGAAATCCCGGAGGTTTGTTGAGCAGGTAATATCGTTTCCGCTCAAACTTCAGGTTTTCGCCATCGAGAGTGACTGTTTGGATTGTCGGTTTGACGTTCGAGCCTAGTTTGTCGACAGTCACGCCATCGATTTCGACACGACCCTGTTCAATTAACTCTTCGCATTCGCGACGCGATCCCAAACCACATTGCGCGAGATAACGCTGCAGTCGCATGCTGGGAACTGGAGGGACTTCTGGATCTGGTTTAGACATCAGACAAGCAAAATGTATCTTGAGGAGAATGGACCTGACAGCGGGAAGAGAACATCTTCGCTGTAAGTCGAATGCCTCATCATACCAGTGTTCACTGTAAAACGTGAGGAACACCGGTGAATCAATTTTCAGGATTTCGGAGTTCTCGTGCTCGTTTGGACTTTCGTCCTTGAGTGGTATGCAATGAAATGTGAGGCGATGGGACGACGGTGGACCCGTTGAGTTCCTCCGATTCATCCACAACTTCAATCTCTCCGTTCAATCGAATACGGCGCTCAATTAACCGGCCCAGCGGTCCGACGAGCATACATGGGAGCAGTACCATGTCCCCAATGAAGGCTGCTCCGATAAGGAGTGCCATCAGCCAGCCAAACCGGCTGATCAGCAACAGATCCGCAGGAAAGAGCACCAGCAGCCCAATTCCGACAGCGGCGCTCGTTTGCCACATCGCTGGTCCGCAATGCATCAGTGCCTGTTTCACTGAGGCCTGACGTGTCATTCCCTTGCGTAGCCCGTTTCGGAACCAGGTGAGCAAGTGAAGTGTTCCATCGACTGCGATTCCCATTGCAACGGAAGCTGTCACCATTGTTCCGATATCGATTTTTTGACCGAACCAGGAGACCAGGCCGAAGATGGAAATGACTGGAAGGACGTTCGGAATCATGCTTCCGATCCCAGCCAGAGGGTCTTTCAAAACCCAGATCATCACAGAGGCAATCAACACAAAAGCAGCCACGGAACTCCACACCAAACTGTCCAGAACTGCCAGTTGTGTTCTCAAAAACAACGGAACGGTCCCTGTCACAGTATGATCGACACCGGCATGGTATCGCGTGATTTTCCCCACGCGATCGCTTAATTGTTGAGTCAGTGTGGTATAGTCCGCATCACTGAGGACTGCTGCTTGAGCGTTGATTCTCCAGAGCTCGTCGCCATTCACTTCTGGCAATCTGTTCATCACGATGAACGCACTGCTCTCAGCTGCGTGCTCTTCTTTGATGCGTTTCTCTGTTTCGTTTGAACGCCGATTGTAGAAAATCTTTTCTCGCATCGTTGCGTTTTCGCCGGGGCTTGTTCGCTGAGGTAAAAACGACGACATCGAAATCGCTCCACTCACTTCGGGGTGGTTGCGAATCTCTTCTTCCACTTCTCGAACAAGCTCAACACGCTCCAGGAAGCGAAGGTCAGACTGACTCTGCTTGTCGAATCTGACGAGGATCTCGACGGGACTGATTCCGGCGAGGTTGTCTTCAATTGTTTGGTAATCTTGCACGACCGGGGATGAATCCGGGAAGTACCGAATGACTTTCGTCTCAACGTCAAAGTGGCGTAAGCCGACAGAACAGGCGATTGCCAAAACAATTGTTGAGGCTCCAATCGAGAGCCAGTGTCGGCAGATGAGGTCGCTATAGAAAGACCATCGTTTCGATTTCACTTCTTCCGGAGCAATACGACGAAGTGGGACCATTTGCAGTAAAGCAGGGAGCCCATAAAGCACCATCGCGACCGAGATCATGCAACCTAATGCAGCGTAAATTCCAAATTCACGAACGGGAGCAAGGTCGCTGTTGATTAGCGAAATCAGTCCCAGCGATGTCGTGAAGGCTGCCATCAGGCATGGCTGCCTCGCCATTTTGGTGGCATCCGCGACGGCAGTTTTGGGGCTTTCCCAAACTGCGTGCTTCCAATAATTGGCGATGTGAATGGCTCCTGACAACGCCAGCACCATTAACAGCGTCGGCAACACCACGAGGACCATGTTCATACTTCCGCCAGAAAGTGGGATCAAAGAGACCCCAAGAAACGCGGAGTAGTAAGAGACGAAGATGACAAGCCCGCCAAGTCGGAGGCACTTTAAGGAGAAGATCGCAAACAGGATGCCGACCAAGCCGGAAAAACCAATTACGGATTTCCCGAGAATGCTGGTCGCATTCGGATTCCAGGCGGCACGAATCACGCCGTTATTCAACTCCGCTGCAGCGACCACGCGGCCTCCCACAATGAGTCCGTCATCTGGGATAAACGAGGCGATCGCTGCTTCGCGAATCGCTGCGATCGCTTTCGATTTTTCAGCGCCTCCTGCTTCGGATAACGTTACGACAACGGCGATTGGTGTCCCCGTTTTCTCGTAGCAGCTATCGACGAGTTGGCGCCCATTGGGCTCGTCAGATGTCGCAAAAGATGCGACATGATTGATGGAATCAATAACGGCCTGTTTGAGTTTTTGATTACTGCCGATCCCGGTCCAGCTGACTTGGAAATCATGCTGACCGAACTCTGAAGGTGCCAGCTCGGTCTCGGTTTCGAGAGCAGGCTGATAACGTGAATACAGTTCTTGAAAAGCGTCTTCGTCGAGTTCTTCGGGCATCCAGGGTGAAACAGCCTCGTGAATGCTGAGTTCAAGTCCAAATTGCGAGTGGATTCGCTCTTGGATCAGCTTGATTGTCTTTTCTTTCTGGTCTCGCCCAGCTTCAGTGAGTCGGACTTTGAGATGTCCGGTCCCGATGAAGGTTCCGCTGATCCGACGTCTCGCCTCATCTTCTTCAACTCCGAACTCAACAAGTTTCGATAGAAGATCGCCTGCGTGCATGACCGAATCGACATACGGCAAGCCGCCTCGACGTGCTCCATCCTCATCAACTTGACCGCTCAGCATTCCAGCCAGGACTGGCAGCCGCATATCGTCAGCTGCACTTCCTTCCCATGTCAGGATGACCTTCTCGTCCTCTGGGAAGTGAGCCCGACACCACAAATACTCTTGCGCACTGGGGTCGTTTTCAGGGAGCCAGTTCTCGACATTATTATCAAGACGGACATGTCGCAGCGAAGATCCTGCGAGGGGAGCGACGAAGAGAATGGCCACTAAAACCCATATGGCGACACCTTGTCCCCAGGGATCTTGCTTCTGAAAGAAACTTCTTTTTTCTTGTGTCGATGCATCTGGGACGCGACTCACTACTGTCCTCCGACCTTAAGAAGGTGTTATCAAGTGAGCCACGGGCATCGACTGCATCTCATGCAGGCTTCAGCTTGGAACACATGAATAGCAACGATACGTCCCGACACAATGACGCGATTACAGTGACGCGAATCACGTGTCTCACAAATTGAACTCTCAAATCTCCTGTGTGGACACAGGAGATTCAGACTCCAGAAACTTAGATCGTCTTCTGAGCGGCTGAAACTTCGAGAACCTCCGACACATGGCGACTTCATTGTCCGAAATCCGGAGTTTTGAGGAACAGGCGATTACGGCAATTTGCGTTGACTTTAATGCGTCGGTAATCAGCGCGCCTGTCAACCTCGAAATGTCGAGTGGCTCACCAATTTTGGATGAAGATTTTCCCCAGGCCGTTTTTTTTCGAATGACTCCGGAATCGTTGTCGCTTCTTGAAAAACGACAACTCGTTATCGAACTGGTTCCAGTATTGGGAGAACAATTCTCAAACTGCTTCAACTTCTGAGGAGACTGATTTGTTCTGTATATTCGTGTTGGTGATCGGATTCTGTTTCGTTTGCGGATCGGAAGCTGAGACCTCATTTCAAGCGAATTCACATTGAAGATGCTATAAAAACTGACTGGGAAACCTCTCTGAGCTCTCTGAATCGCTGGAGTTTTGAAACCTGATTTCAGTTTGTTATTGTCAGTCAGTTCCGTTTGAGGTTCAGATCATCGGAATTTCGACGCACCCTGTTTACTTACTCGCTCTGGTAAAATCTGGGTGTGGACTTGAAATCCCAGTGAGTCAACACGATCTCAAAGGTATTGTTAGCGGTTCTAAGCCATCCCCATCGGAGAGAAAATGAATAGCACATTGCTCTTGGTGACCATGTGTCTCACGTCCCAAACGGCCCCGACGACTCAGGCTGATCTGCTGCATGAGATCATTCAGGAAGAATGGGAACGGACAATGCGCGAGAATCCGACCTGGGCCTCCAGCCTCGGAGATCGTCGATATAACACCAAATGGGCAGACTTGAGCCCGGAAGCGATTGAGCGATCGCACGAGAAAGATGTGCAGGTGTTGAAGAAACTGGATGCGATTCAGGTCGATCAACTGCCTCCCGAAGAGAAGATCAATTACCAGTTATTTCGGCGAAAATACGACCTCGCAGTGAAGGCTCATCAGTATCGATGGTATCTGGTTCCGCTCAACCAACGTGGTGGAATTCAAGATGAAGGGGCACTTGCCGAAAGTTTGCGATTCGAAACGGTTCAAGACTTTGACGATTGGCTGGCCCGCATGAGAGCGTTTCCCGCCTATATGGACCAGACAATCGCTCTAATGAGAGAGGGAGCGATGTCCGGGGTAATTCACTCACGTGTTGTGATGGAGCGGGTGAGGAGCCAGATCGACAAGCAACTCGTTGCGGAACCTCGGGCACAGCAGTTTTTCAAACCGTTCACCCGGATCCCCGATTCGGTGAGTCTCGTCCAGAAGAGGCGTCTACGTAATGAGGCAGCGATCTCTGTTCAAAAAGAGATTCTGCCCAGTTACTTGAAGTTCAAAAAGTTCTTTGAAGAGGAATACCTTCCCGCATGTTATGAAAAGGTTGGGGTCTGGCAAATTCCCAACGGTGGTGAGTTGTACGAGCTGAGATGCCGCGAGTTCACGACAACGAATTTGACACCGACGCAAATTCATTCTATTGGCTTAGCGGAAGTCGAACGGATTCGTGGTGAGATGGATGCGGTGATCGAAGAGTTGAAATTCACCGGATCGTTTGAAGAATTTTTGGAGTTTCTACGCACCAATCCAGCCTTTTATTACGAGAATGGTGACGACTTGCTGCGGGCGTATATGTCGGTTTGTAAGCAAATCGATCCACAACTGGTCAAGCTCTTCAAAAAGCTCCCGAGAGTCCCTTACGGAGTCGAACCGATTCCAACGCAGATCGCTCCTGATACAACAACCGCCTACTATCGTTCTCCATCTCCCGATGGATCGAGAGCCGGGATATACTTTGTGAACCTGTATCGCCCTGAGGTACGACCTCGCTATGAGATTGAAGCACTTTCGCTTCATGAATCAGTCCCAGGGCATCACTTGCAAATTGCACTCGCTCAGGAGCTCGACAATCTGCCTCGCTTTAGACGCTACAGTGGAGATACCGTTTACATCGAAGGCTGGGCGCTGTACGCGGAAAGCTTGGGGGATGAATTAGGAATGTATCGAGATCCTTACTCCCGATTCGGCCAGTTGACCTACGAAATGTGGCGCGCGGTCCGACTGGTCGTCGACACAGGGATTCATCATCAGCGTTGGGACCGTCAGCGAGCAATTGACTACTTCGCTGCAAATACCGCGAAGTCGATCCACGATATCGAGAATGAAATTGATCGATACATCTCCTGGCCCGGGCAGGCGTTGGCCTACAAGATCGGCGAACTGAAATTTCAAGAGCTTCGCAAGAAAAGTGAACAGCAACTGGGAGAGAAGTTTGACATTCGGGATTTTCACGATGTCGTCTTGCGAAACGGAGCTGTGACGCTGGAGATTCTGGAAGATCAGGTCAACGACTGGATTAAATCGCAAAAGTAGAACCAGTCAGGAAACTGGTGGAATGGTCAACTTCATCAGTGTCTGAGAGAGCGAATCCTGCTTCAGGATCAGTGGATCAGTTCTCACGAAGAGCCCACGAATCACCTTTGTGCCACGCGGCTGATGTGTGCGGCTCAGTCAACTTCGTGGCGACACCAGCGTGACTACTTGAGGCCGGGCCACTTTCCCTCAGCCAAAGTCTTCAAGGCAGCCTCTTCATCTTTGACTGCAATTGGAGTCCCCTGTGTAACAACCGGAAGGGTTCCGTCCCGTTCGATGAGGAAGAGTCCCGTTGTCGGCGTTCCAGATTGAAGGTCAAGGAGTCCGTACTTCCGGTGTGCCGGAGAGGGAGCCGGATCGTTCATGTCGATATCTGTCAGGACTGGAAATGGAAGATCAAATCCTAAACGTTTCTCTGCCTCTTCATTTGCGTAAGGAGTCGCTGTCCCGACAGCGATGATCTCAAATCCGGCCCGGTTAATCGCTTCGAAATTCTCGATCAGCGCCTTTGTACGAGGATCTTGATCGACGCCTAGTTCAGCATCAAAGAAGACCAGCACAACGTGATGTCGCCCGAGCATTCGTTCCAGCTTGACGATATTTCGATTGTGGTCTGCGAGTGTAAAACGGGGAGCAAGTGCTCGAATCGCGACGACTTTCCGGGTTGGATCATGCTCCCACTGCTGAAGCTGATTCTGCCGCCAAAGTGTGACTGCAAAAATCCCCACTCCAGCTA from Thalassoglobus polymorphus includes the following:
- a CDS encoding 3'-5' exoribonuclease YhaM family protein, which codes for MTRMFVNELEDGDNVEETYLLADRQLRANRNGDSYFLSQLRDRTGQISGLLWNVNASAVNHINTGDYVRVKGKVQQFQGNLQMILTRIDSASGDEIDTADYIPQSSTDVEAQFEKLCEILLGITDSDIQSLMQTFLADQEIVEGLKSAPAGVRLHHAYHGGLLDHIVNLAETATRISDLYPNVDINLLLAGIFLHDLGKIRELSYDSTFQYTDEGQLIGHLVMGVEMLSDKIRATEETTGRPFPEETTLRLKHMLLSHHGVYEYGSPKLPMTMEAIALHHLDNLDAKTNEFHSLIESDPNASSNWTPYQPNMQRKLYKGDIE
- a CDS encoding pseudouridine synthase, translated to MSKPDPEVPPVPSMRLQRYLAQCGLGSRRECEELIEQGRVEIDGVTVDKLGSNVKPTIQTVTLDGENLKFERKRYYLLNKPPGFLCTAKDPQGRRTIFDLFPPEGPRLFCVGRLDEATTGLLIVTNDGDLSQKLAHPKHRIHRLYKAQVAGHPDREVFNQLKEGHYFTEGKFKVHDIRPIKKQGQSTWVEITMTEGQNREIRRLLARTGHKVMKLERIGFGPIRIGRVPIGQFRELRREELGKLFEILERNKAGGSTSPKKAGSRNADKKNADRKKMGSKAPSSKNVRGKKSATSGKSKSAGKKSTKKKVVGRNARNAKKKPRRGKR
- a CDS encoding efflux RND transporter permease subunit; protein product: MSRVPDASTQEKRSFFQKQDPWGQGVAIWVLVAILFVAPLAGSSLRHVRLDNNVENWLPENDPSAQEYLWCRAHFPEDEKVILTWEGSAADDMRLPVLAGMLSGQVDEDGARRGGLPYVDSVMHAGDLLSKLVEFGVEEDEARRRISGTFIGTGHLKVRLTEAGRDQKEKTIKLIQERIHSQFGLELSIHEAVSPWMPEELDEDAFQELYSRYQPALETETELAPSEFGQHDFQVSWTGIGSNQKLKQAVIDSINHVASFATSDEPNGRQLVDSCYEKTGTPIAVVVTLSEAGGAEKSKAIAAIREAAIASFIPDDGLIVGGRVVAAAELNNGVIRAAWNPNATSILGKSVIGFSGLVGILFAIFSLKCLRLGGLVIFVSYYSAFLGVSLIPLSGGSMNMVLVVLPTLLMVLALSGAIHIANYWKHAVWESPKTAVADATKMARQPCLMAAFTTSLGLISLINSDLAPVREFGIYAALGCMISVAMVLYGLPALLQMVPLRRIAPEEVKSKRWSFYSDLICRHWLSIGASTIVLAIACSVGLRHFDVETKVIRYFPDSSPVVQDYQTIEDNLAGISPVEILVRFDKQSQSDLRFLERVELVREVEEEIRNHPEVSGAISMSSFLPQRTSPGENATMREKIFYNRRSNETEKRIKEEHAAESSAFIVMNRLPEVNGDELWRINAQAAVLSDADYTTLTQQLSDRVGKITRYHAGVDHTVTGTVPLFLRTQLAVLDSLVWSSVAAFVLIASVMIWVLKDPLAGIGSMIPNVLPVISIFGLVSWFGQKIDIGTMVTASVAMGIAVDGTLHLLTWFRNGLRKGMTRQASVKQALMHCGPAMWQTSAAVGIGLLVLFPADLLLISRFGWLMALLIGAAFIGDMVLLPCMLVGPLGRLIERRIRLNGEIEVVDESEELNGSTVVPSPHISLHTTQGRKSKRARELRNPEN
- a CDS encoding DUF885 domain-containing protein → MNSTLLLVTMCLTSQTAPTTQADLLHEIIQEEWERTMRENPTWASSLGDRRYNTKWADLSPEAIERSHEKDVQVLKKLDAIQVDQLPPEEKINYQLFRRKYDLAVKAHQYRWYLVPLNQRGGIQDEGALAESLRFETVQDFDDWLARMRAFPAYMDQTIALMREGAMSGVIHSRVVMERVRSQIDKQLVAEPRAQQFFKPFTRIPDSVSLVQKRRLRNEAAISVQKEILPSYLKFKKFFEEEYLPACYEKVGVWQIPNGGELYELRCREFTTTNLTPTQIHSIGLAEVERIRGEMDAVIEELKFTGSFEEFLEFLRTNPAFYYENGDDLLRAYMSVCKQIDPQLVKLFKKLPRVPYGVEPIPTQIAPDTTTAYYRSPSPDGSRAGIYFVNLYRPEVRPRYEIEALSLHESVPGHHLQIALAQELDNLPRFRRYSGDTVYIEGWALYAESLGDELGMYRDPYSRFGQLTYEMWRAVRLVVDTGIHHQRWDRQRAIDYFAANTAKSIHDIENEIDRYISWPGQALAYKIGELKFQELRKKSEQQLGEKFDIRDFHDVVLRNGAVTLEILEDQVNDWIKSQK
- a CDS encoding peroxiredoxin family protein, whose translation is MLEPNGGKWLKVGGMGKREILLLLAGVGIFAVTLWRQNQLQQWEHDPTRKVVAIRALAPRFTLADHNRNIVKLERMLGRHHVVLVFFDAELGVDQDPRTKALIENFEAINRAGFEIIAVGTATPYANEEAEKRLGFDLPFPVLTDIDMNDPAPSPAHRKYGLLDLQSGTPTTGLFLIERDGTLPVVTQGTPIAVKDEEAALKTLAEGKWPGLK